In Xiphophorus couchianus chromosome 24, X_couchianus-1.0, whole genome shotgun sequence, a single genomic region encodes these proteins:
- the LOC114140639 gene encoding uncharacterized protein LOC114140639 isoform X1 has product METSCWFLAASLLYLATGQQEVSISQQEVSISQQEVSVLQDVMLVCRGGVANISVLKWSRPDLIAGGYVYFYRNKRSFERYQHSLFHGRVMLRDAAMMGGDASLILRNASFLDAGTYECHLQGAGPGPEVRRSINLTVTDTLETPAAMMDGGARPAAADGDSGKETGRSNSLVAAAVAVVVAIVVVSLKVTLERKYLIPII; this is encoded by the exons ATGGAGACCAGCTGCTGGTTTCTGGCTGCTTCCCTCCTTTACCTGGCAACAG GCCAACAGGAAGTGAGCATCTCCCAACAGGAAGTGAGCATCTCCCAACAGGAAGTGAGCGTGCTGCAGGACGTCATGTTGGTGTGCCGTGGCGGCGTGGCTAACATCTCTGTCCTGAAGTGGAGCCGGCCGGACCTGATCGCCGGCGGCTACGTTTACTTCTACAGGAACAAGCGTAGTTTTGAGCGCTACCAGCACAGCCTCTTCCACGGCAGAGTCATGCTGCGGGACGCCGCCATGATGGGCGGAGACGCCTCGCTCATCCTGAGGAACGCCAGCTTCCTGGACGCCGGGACCTACGAGTGTCACCTGCAGGGGGCGGGGCCAGGCCCCGAGGTCCGCCGCTCCATCAACCTGACCGTCACAGACACTC TGGAGACGCCGGCGGCCATGATGGACGGCGGCGCCCGGCCTGCAGCTGCTGATGGCGACAGTGGgaaggaaacaggaagaagCAACTCccttgttgctgctgcagttgcAGTTGTTGTTGCCATAGTTGTTGTTTCCCTTAAAGTTACATTagagagaaaatatttgatCCCAATAATTTAA
- the LOC114140639 gene encoding uncharacterized protein LOC114140639 isoform X2, translating to METSCWFLAASLLYLATGQQEVSISQQEVSVLQDVMLVCRGGVANISVLKWSRPDLIAGGYVYFYRNKRSFERYQHSLFHGRVMLRDAAMMGGDASLILRNASFLDAGTYECHLQGAGPGPEVRRSINLTVTDTLETPAAMMDGGARPAAADGDSGKETGRSNSLVAAAVAVVVAIVVVSLKVTLERKYLIPII from the exons ATGGAGACCAGCTGCTGGTTTCTGGCTGCTTCCCTCCTTTACCTGGCAACAGG CCAACAGGAAGTGAGCATCTCCCAACAGGAAGTGAGCGTGCTGCAGGACGTCATGTTGGTGTGCCGTGGCGGCGTGGCTAACATCTCTGTCCTGAAGTGGAGCCGGCCGGACCTGATCGCCGGCGGCTACGTTTACTTCTACAGGAACAAGCGTAGTTTTGAGCGCTACCAGCACAGCCTCTTCCACGGCAGAGTCATGCTGCGGGACGCCGCCATGATGGGCGGAGACGCCTCGCTCATCCTGAGGAACGCCAGCTTCCTGGACGCCGGGACCTACGAGTGTCACCTGCAGGGGGCGGGGCCAGGCCCCGAGGTCCGCCGCTCCATCAACCTGACCGTCACAGACACTC TGGAGACGCCGGCGGCCATGATGGACGGCGGCGCCCGGCCTGCAGCTGCTGATGGCGACAGTGGgaaggaaacaggaagaagCAACTCccttgttgctgctgcagttgcAGTTGTTGTTGCCATAGTTGTTGTTTCCCTTAAAGTTACATTagagagaaaatatttgatCCCAATAATTTAA
- the LOC114140609 gene encoding high affinity immunoglobulin gamma Fc receptor I-like: protein MEVPSLLRLLMMTSSMTSSMTSSLTSSLSHRTNKVPLTVIPSRSQFFEGESVTLICEDENRSDGWTVRRNTTRETRTECEDWGEPAGSSCEVSHITPFDTGLYWCESMSGSSSSSSSIQLSVSGGSVILQSPVLPVMEGDDVTLSCRAKNPTHNLPAAFYKDGSFIGDGSSGHMTLLHVSSSDEGLYKCNVKGHGESPSSRISVKVSGSAPPAGRLPLLLLSVLVPAGSVLVLLVVLGRRCIQGKLQAAEKDFITYSEVRIGTEPLDRLRTGSGPDTVYTEVRTTSSGRVGPRGTISC from the exons ATGGAGGTTCCGTCTCTGCTGCGGCTGCTCA TGATGACCTCATCAATGACCTCATCAATGACCTCATCACTGACCTCATCACTGAGCCACAGAACCAACAAAG ttcctctgactgtgattCCCAGCAGATCTCAGTTCTTTGAAGGAGAATCAGTGACTCTGATCTGTGAGGATGAAAACAGATCTGATGGATGGACTGTGAGGAGAAACACAACCAGAGAGACCAGGACTGAGTGTGAGGACTGGGGGGAACCAGCTGGTTCTTCCTGTGAGGTCAGTCACATCACACCATTTGATACTGGTCTGTACTGGTGTGAGTCCATGTCTggatcctccagcagcagcagcagcatccagctCTCTGTCTCTG gTGGATCAGTGATCCTGCAGAGTCCTGTCCTCCCTGTGATGGAGGGAGATGACgtcactctgagctgcagagcaaaGAATCCAACCCACAACCTCCCAGCTGCTTTCTATAAAGATGGCTCCTTCATTGGTGATGGATCATCAGGTCACATGACCCTCCTCCATGTTTCCAGCTCTGATGAAGGCCTCTATAAATGTAATGTCAAAGGTCATGGAGAGTCTCCATCCAGCAGGATCTctgtcaaag TTTCAGGttcagcgccccctgctggccgacttcctctgctcctcctgtcTGTTCTGGTTCCAGCCGGTTCTGTTCTGGTGTTACTGGTTGTACTGGGGAGACGATGCATTCAGGGGAAGCTCCAAG ctgcagagaaagaTTTCATCACCTACAGCGAGGTCCGGATCGGCACGGAGCCACTGGACCGTCTCAGAACAG gttctggtccagacACCGTCTACACCGAGGTGAGGACGACCAGTTCTGGTCGGGTCGGACCCAGAGGAACCATCAGCTGCTGA